The Candidatus Bathyarchaeota archaeon genomic interval ACAGGCAAAAGAAAAAAACTCATTGTCATTTTCTCTCTTTTTGTTATTTTAATAATAACCGCCTTATTTTCAATTAGTTTAGGCGCTGCCTCCCCCAGTTTTGGTTCAGCAGTGCAGGTCATCTTCTCAAAAGCGCTTCCTTTCCTCAATATCAATCCTGGAACAGACCTTGAACAAACAATCATCTGGTCCATACGATTACCCCGAATAATTTTAGCAATAATTGCCGGGGCAGGACTAGCAGCTGCAGGCGCTACAATGCAGGGTATCCTACGCAACCCCTTGGTGTCTTCCTATATTTTGGGGATTTCTTCCGCTGCAGGTTTCGGCGCAGCATTAGCAATAGTCTTCGGATTTAGCCTTGTCGGCTTCTATGGACAATACCTTGTAATCGGTAACGCCTTCATTTTTTGTTTACTTGCCATGGTCATAGTTTACCTTATCGCACGAGTACGCGGCATGAGCACCGAAACCGTGATCTTAGCAGGAGTCGCTGTTGGGTTCCTTTTTTCGGCGCTCCTTTCTCTTGTTCAGTATATTTCGCCCAAACAAAACGCCATACAAGCCATCACTTTTTGGCTTATGGGTGGTCTCTATAATGCGAACTGGGAAAGCATTCTTGTCTGTGCACCTATAGTTGCGGTTGCAATAATTGTGATGATTTTCCAATCTTGGAACATCAACATCATGAGCATGGGTGAAGAAGTCGCTGTAAGCCTCGGCGTAAACTCCAAGCGAACTTTAGCGATAAACATGGTTTTAGAAACCGTTGCAACCGCAGCTATCATCGCCTTCACTGGCATCATCGGTTTTGTTGATTTAATCGCGCCCCACATAGCGCGTATGCTAATCGGCAACGACCACCGCTACCTTATCCCCTGCAGCATCGTGCTTGGTTCATTGATGCTGCTTTGCGCCGACACGGTGGGTCGCTTGATTATTATGCCTGCTGAATTGCCTGTGGGCATCGTTACCTCCCTGTTGGGAGTTCCATTCTTCATTTATCTTTTGATAAGAAAAAGGAGGCGTAGTTTCGTTTGAAACTGACTATAAACAATCTATCGTTTAGTTATGGTCCAATCAATATCCTAAAAGACATCGAATTATGCGTTGAGTTAGGTGAAATGCTAAGCATAGTTGGCCCTAACGGCTCTGGCAAAAGCACCTTGCTCAAATGCATCAATGGCATCCTGAAAACCAAACAACACTCGATACTCATCGATGATTTGGACACCAACAAGTTTGAACTCAAAGAATTATGCAAAATGATGGGTTTTGTTCCCCAGACCACGACTAGCGCATTTCCCTTCACTGCCTTTGACATTGTGATGATGGGAAGAAAACCCTACATACACTGGAGCATAGGCGAACGCGACAATGACATAGTTGTACACACCATGGAGTTCTTAGGAATTAGCCATTTAGCCATGCGTCACTTCACTGAACTAAGCGGCGGCGAGCAACAAAAAGTCATCATTGCCCGCGCATTAGCCCAGCAGCCGCAGCTTCTGCTTCTTGATGAGCCAACCAGTTCCCTCGACATTAAACATCAACTTGAAATTCTCTGCATGCTCAAAGGCTTAGCCCACAGCAAAGAACGCTCAGTAATCGTCACCATGCATGACCTCAATTTAGCCAGCCGATTCTCTGACCGCATGCTCATGCTCAAACAAGGCAAAATATACGCGTTAGGTTCGCCTGAAGAGGTTCTGACCAAAGAAAACGTTGAAGCAGTCTATGGCATAAAAGCCCACGTTTCCACCTCATTCACTGGCAAACCCCAAGTAACACCGCTGGTCGATGAATACGATTTTGCAGCAAAAGTGTCGCCTTTTCTTGAGGAGAAACATCAACAGGTTGGACACTAATGGCACACCTAAAAGTAGCCTTCGTAACCACCATCCCCATGGATGCCATACCCGCCATATCCGCAGCTAAGACCCTAAACCAAAAAACCCCCAACTCCGTAGAGCTGCATCTGCGCACAGGCGGAGACTTCCGAGACTTCGGCGCCCTCGACGATTTTATCGCTTTTTCAAAACGGTCTCACATAGTTCTTGTGCATTTGATGGGTGACTTGCCCGAGTTAGAACGGTTGCTCGCTGAACTCAAAGCGGCGCAGGTACCAGTTTTGGTTGCAGCCACGATGTTTGTGGGCAACAAAGACCTTACCGCATTTTCCACAGTAGCCGCCGAGGATAAACAAAAAATCTCCTATTACCTCAACTACGGCGGAAAAAAGAACTTCGAAAACCTCCTACAATACCTCGCCAACCGCTTTGTCGGCGCAACCTACGATGCAGCCCCCCCGATTAAGCCTGACTGGGAAGGCATCTACCACCCCGACTTCGACTACATCCCAACCCTAGAAGAGTACCGCGAAAAGAAAATCCAGCCCAACCGACCCACCGTTGGAATCTGGTTCCATCAGGGTCACTGGCAGGGCGCAAACACTGGATATATCGATTGCATAATCCGTGAACTTGAACTGCAAGGCGCCAACGTTTTGCCCGTGTTCTTTAGTGGCTCAAAAAACGAGGCGCTTGGCATTAATGGTTTAGAATGGGTCATCGACCATTACTTCCTCTCAGACAATAAACCCACAGTCGATGTAGTCATAAGCGCCATGTCCTTTTCGTTCACGTCTTGTCTTTCGGGCGCGGACCCATCGGAGGCACTCAAAAAACTCAACGTAACCATAATCAAAGCTATCACCACCTGCAACACCTACCAAGAATGGCGCGACACCCTGCAGGGCCTAAACATCCTCGACATCCCCGCAAACATCGCGATGCCAGAATTCGACGGCACCCTCATCACGGTGCCCATAGCCGCCATGGACTTCTCCCAAACCGTCCCTTCAACAGGCACTCGGCTAATCATGTTTGAACCCATTGAAGAGCGCATCAAAAAACTGGTCCGCCTAAGCATAAAATGGGGTAACCTTCGCTGCCTCAAGAATAGTGAAAAGAAAGTTGCCATAATCTTTCACAATTATCCCCCGCGCAACGATACAATTGGGCACGCTTTTGGGTTGGACTCGTCTGCTTCGGTGATGAATATTCTGCGTGGCTTTAAAGAGTTAGGCTACCGCTTGGATGAGTTGCCTGAGAGCAGCAAAAAACTCATGGACACAATCGTTTCTGGGTTAACCAATGACCGCCGCTGGGCAAGCCCCAAAGAACTCTACGAACGCGCCCTAGACAAAATCGACGCCAAACAATACCGCGAATGGTTTGAGGAGTTGCCGCTAGATGTGGCGGATAAAATTTCTGCTGACTGGGGGGCTGCTCCGGGTAAACTGTTCTGTTACGGCGGCAAATTGGTAGTGGCGGGGATAAAAAACGGCAACATTTTCATTGGGTTGCAGCCGCCCAGAGGCTACATCGAGATGCCCTCCAGCATCTATCACAGCCCTGACCTCTCCATGCCCCACCACTACCACGCCTACTACCGCTGGATACGTGACGTATTCAAAGCAGACGTAATCCTTCACCTTGGCACTCACGGCAGCCTCGAATGGTTACCCGGCAAATCCGTCGGGTTATCTGCTTCCTGCCAACCAGACATCGCCATATCTGATTTACCCAACATCTACCCCTATGTAATAACCAACCCCGGCGAGGGCACACAGGCAAAACGGCGCAGTTACTGCTGCATCATCGAACACCTCGTCCCAGCCATGCATAACGCTGACTCCTACGAAGAACTAGCAAAGTTGGAGGTGCAACTCCAAGAATACTACCGCTCCAAAACCACCGACCCCGATAAACTGCCTGTTCTGCAGAAGCTGATTTGGCAAGACGTTTTAGAAGCCAAACTCGACATCGACCTCGAAGTTACACAGGACGTTGCTTTTGCAGCTTTTGATGACTTTTTGGAGCGGTTGCATGCTTACATTAATGAGTTGTCGGATGCGCAGATTCGCGACGGCCTACACATTATGGGTGAGGCGCCGACGGATTTGCGGCTTGACGAATTCATAGTAACCTTAACCCGCCTAAGCAACGGAGCAGTTCCGTCGCTTCGTCAATCCCTCGCCGAATTCAAAGGCTACGACTACGAAGACCTCCTCGCCCGCCGTGGTAAACTAAACGCTGATGGCAAAACCAACGGCGACCGCCTCAAAGAACTCAACGCGATTTCCCTAAAACTCGTAACACGCTTCCACGCAGCCAACTTTGACGAAGCCGCAATTCTGCCAACAATAACCGAAGTGCTTGGCACCAGCAACTTCAAAGTCTACAGTTGTCTCAGCTATATCAGCCGCTTTCTAGCTCCCGCATTAGCAAAAACCTCCGACGAATTAACCTACACTTTCTCCTCTGCTTCTGGAGGTTACGTTCCTTCTGGCCCCTCGGGTTCCATAACTCGGGGTATGGCTGACATTTTGCCGACTGGCAGAAACTTTTACTCTGTAGACCCTCGAACCGTACCAACCGCAGCTTCATGGCAGGTCGGCATGTCTTTAGCGGACAACATGATACGCCGATACCTCAAAGAGGAAGGCAAATACCCCGAAAACGTAGGCATAGTCATCTGGGCAACCGACACCATGAAAACCAAAGGCGACGACATAGCAGAAATCCTCTACCTCATGGGCATGCGACCCGTCTGGGAAGCCTCCAGCGGCAGAGTCGTCGGAGTCGAAGCCATTCCACTAAAGGCTCTGAAGCGTCCCCGTATCGACGTAACTGTTCGCATGAGCGGCTTATTTCGCGACACCTTCCCAAACATTGTTCACCTAATAGATGACGCGGTGGCTTTGGCTGCTTTGCTAAAAGAGCCGCCTGAACAGAATTTTATAGCTAAACACATCGAAACCGAAATCACCGAACGGGTAGCCGAGGGCGTAACCGCCGAGAAAGCACGCGAAGAAGCAAGCTACAGAATTTTCGGCGACCGCCCCGGCGCCTACGGCTGCGGCGTCAGTGAAGTCATCGACAGCAAAAACTGGAAGGACCAAAAAGACCTAAGCGACATCTACGTGAACTGGGGCAGTTACGCTTACACCCGAAAAACCTACGGGCTCCAAGTGCCAAAACAGTTTGAGCGGCGCCTAAGCAAAATCAACCTCACAGTCAAAAACCAAGACAGCCGCGAATACGACATCCTTGACGGCGACGACTGGTACGACGCGCATGGCGGCATGATAAACGCTGTAAAAACGCTTGGCGGGAACGCTCCCCGCTCCTACTGCGGCGACAGCTCCGACCCTGACCGCGTTAAAATCCGCAGCACCACCGAGGAAACCTGTCAGGTCTTCCGCTCGCGGCTCCTCAACCCCAAATACATAGAGAGCATGAAGAACCATGGCTATCAGGGCGCGGCGGATTTGTCTCGAACTATGGATTTTGTTTTCGGTTGGGACGCAACCGTTGAGGCGGTGGAGGACTGGATGTATGAGGCGTTAACCCAAAAGTACGTTTTAGATAAAGCCATGCAGGACTGGCTAAAAGACGTGAATCCCCACGCGCTTCAAAACATGGTGGAGAGGCTGTTGGAAGCAATTAACCGTGGCATGTGGCAGGCGCCTAAGAACATCAAAAATGAACTCCAAAAACTCTACCTAAACGTGGAGGGCTGGCTAGAAGGAGCCAATGAACGATAACAGGAGAAAAAACAATGAATGACTCAACAATAAAAGAAACCAAGCTAAACCTGCAACTAAAAGATGCAGACGCAAAAATAGTGTACCTCAGATACACAGGAATCGAACTAAACACTACCCTTGTTCACTTCGCAGAAAACCGCCGTGTCCTCTCAACCCTTGACGGCTACAAACGCGTCAACAACGTCGGCAACGTCTTTGTCCCTACCCCTCTCTCAGACAGAATAATGACCCTAAGAAAATACGCCACCTTCCAGAGACAACTTCCCTCCATTTTAGGCATCCCCCGCAAAAACATCACCTTCCTAAGCACCGGCGTCGACATGGAAAAAGTTGCAGTCGACGAACAAACCTACGATAACTTCCACATATGCGTCATTGCAACCGCTGGCGCACGCAACAACGCTTTACGAATGGGCGTCGATGTAGGCGGCTGGGTGGAAACCGATAAGAGCTTCCAAGCAGCATCTGGCACCATAAACATTCTTCTCTTAACCAACGTTACCCTAACGTGGGGCGCCATGGCACGTGCCATCATGACCGCCACCGAAGCTAAAACCGCTGCGCTCCAAGACCTCGACTACCGAAGCACAGTTTCTCCACAAATCCAAGCCACTGGCACTGGAACAGACAGTATGATTGTTGTTTCTGGCATAAACCGAGATATCGTAATCCGCCACACTGGAGGCCACACAAAGATGGGTGAATTGATTGGTGTTGCAGCAAAAAACGCAGTAACCGAGGCGTTAAAAAAACATGACAACTAGGAGGTCCCCGATGGATTTTATCTACACCGAGAATTTAACAAAAAACTATGGCGTCACTAAAGCCATTAACAATTTGGATTTGCAGGTTAAGGCTGGAGAAATCTTTGGTTTTCTAGGCCCCAACGGCGCAGGAAAAACAACAACCATCCGTGTCTTAACGACGCTTACACGTGCGACGTCTGGGTTTGTTTCAGTTGGCGGATTTGACGTGAAGCAGGAACCTGAAAAAGTCAAAAAAGTAATCGGCGTAGTTCAGCAGCATCTAAGCCTAGACCGCGACTTAACAGTCCGCGAAAATATGGAGTTCCACGCGCGCATTCACCATCTGGATTCTTCTACTCGCAAAAGGCGCATTGCTGACCTTCTTGAATACGTTGAATTAACTGATTGCGCAGACAAAATGGTAGATACCCTCTCAGGTGGAATGAAGAAGAAAGCCGCTATCGTTTGTAGTCTGTTGCATGAGCCAAAGCTGCTGTTTTTAGACGAACCCACGGTGGGTTTGGATGCTCAGGCTCGTCGCCGCCTATGGGATTTGGTGCGTCGCCTAAACCAGGATGGCACAACAATCTTTTTGACAACCCACTATATTGAAGAAGCCGAAGTCCTCTGCAACCGCGTCGGCATCATGCATCACGGCCGCCTAATCGCAGTAGACAAACCACTAGCGCTACGCCAAAAAGTAGGGTCTACGGTTGTTGAGACTCTTGTGAACAAGCAGACGCATTACCAGTTTTTTGCTGACCGTGAAGCCGCAACCAACTATGTCCAAAGTTTGCCTTCTGAAGCCAAAACTGTGATTATACGCGAATCAAACCTTGAAGATGTGTTTTTAGAGCAAACAGGCGAAAAAGTGGGGGATGTATAGTGGTTACGTCTATTTCTGATGTTTACTCGGTTCTTTGGGTTGACTTACGTAACATGAGGCGTCACTGGAAATCCACCATTGCAACCAGCCTTGTTTTGCCCCTGCTGTATCTGGTGGCTTTCGGCTACGGTTTAGGCCGCGACATCACCATCGACGGCGTAAGCTACCTCGCGTTTGTCATCCCCGGCATCGTCGCGTTAACCTCCTTCTCCATCAGCTTTAACGGCGCCGCCTCAAAACTCCAAGTAGACCGATTCTTCTACAAAAGCTTCGACGAACTCTTAATGTCCCCTGTCAGCCTTGAATCCATCATCATAGGCAAATCCCTAATCGGAGTACTGCGAGGCATGATTAGCTGCCTTGCCGTGTTCGCCGTCGGCTTATTCTTGGCCCCAACCTTAGCAGTCAACTTGCCCTTCTTCTTGATGCTGCTGCTCTCATGCTTCGTATTCGCAATTTTTGGTGTACTCATAGCTTTAGTCATAAACTCACATCAAGGCATGGCAACTTTTAGCACAGTGGTGATGCTGCCGATGACTTTTCTTTGCGGTACCTTCTTCTCGCTAAACCAACTCCCAGACTTCGCCAAAACCATACTGTATCTTCTACCTCTAACGCACGCCAGTGAAGTTCTGCGGGCAACCGTGCTGGATCAGCCCTTCCCTTGGATATCGTTTGGGGGGCTTTTGGCTTTTGGCGTGGCTTTTTTTGTGGCTGCCCTTTGGGCGCTCAAAAAAACCAGTGTCTGAGCAAAACGGCTCCTCCCTCTTTTTTTATTTCTGGTCACCCAAGGTGCCTAAGCATTTTCAGCAAAACCCAAAGATGAATGATAAGAACACTATGATAGTTTGGTATTGATTATGGGGCTTTTGGTTCAGCTGTCACTTTTTGTTTTTTGTTCGCCATGTTGTAGCACTAAAGAGGGTTAGCCCCAACAGAGCTACGAAAACTGCAGCTTTGACAACACTGAAATCTAGCAGGGTGGCGTATAGCGCGAATGCCGCTGGGAAAGCCCCGATGTAGAGGGTGAAGAATATTGCTGTGGGGAGCTTGTAGCTGTATTTGTAGTCTTTAAAGATACGTCTGCCAAAGTATAACGCTGCCAATCGTCCCATGCCGTGAGTGCATTTTATGCAATTATAACATGGTCTTAGACAGCCGAGTATATGCAGTACACCATAAATCAAGATTAGCGTCAAGATGAAAAACACAACGCCTGTGATTAGATCGTAGAGTGCAAAAGCGGCGGTATCAAGAACAATCCATATAAAAAGAGCAAGATTGCCTAAGATAACTAGTTTTTCGGGGAAGAAAATTGGTCGCCCATTTTTTGGTTCTGCCATGTCAGCTGAGTGCAAGCGATGGCATATAAGGTTTATAGATAAACCTTCAGTGCCCAAAATTTTCTGTCTTGAGCAGTTTGGGATTGTTATTTGAGGTGTTTTTGGAGGTCCAATTCAAAGTTGTCGATGAGTGTTTGGAGGCTATCAGTGATTTCTTTTACGCGTTCTTGGGCGTGTTTTTTGATTGTTTGGGGGTCTTGCATGGTGTAGGTGTGGTAGTATCCTCCGCCTTTGAGCGTTTGTGTTTGTTTGTTTACTATGTTTATGCTTACTAGTTTGGAGAGGCAGCGGTGTACGGAGCTTCGGTCTTTTTGAACTATTTTTGCGATTTGATCGAGGTTTGTGTTGGGGTTTTTTGCAACGGCTAGGAGGATTTCTGTGTCGGCGGGTTTTAGGTTGTAGAGGCAGGTGAGGAGGTCGGTGCATGAGGCGCCTTTTCTTGTGAGTTGGTTGATGTTTTCCATGGGTAGTGATTGTTTGTTGTAACATATAAATGGTATTGTTTGGTATTGGCAATACCGCAAGATATATTTGTACCCGGCCCCCATTACTATACTATAGGAAGTGCAATATTTGGAGAAAAAAATAGAATGTCCCCGGGGCATCCCCGAAGAATACTGCGACCACGCCCCGCACTGTAACGTCTGGAAAATGCGAGAAAAACTAAAACAACATTGAGGGTAAAAAAATGTTTGAAGGAGACGAATTAGAACATATGCGACAGAAAAAAATCGAAGCAATGCTTCAAAACGCTGAAAAAACCCGGTCACCCGCCCTAAATCAGCCTCTGGTTCTAAATGACAGCAGCTTCTCTGAGGTTATCAGCAAAAACGAGCTGATGGTTGTTGATTTTTGGGCTCCCTGGTGCGGTCCATGCCGCTCAGTCGGTCCAATAATCGAGCAACTTGCAGCCGAATATGCAGGCAAAGTAGTATTCGCCAAGATGAACGTCGACCAAAACCAAGCGGTTGCACGCAGCTTCGGCGTAATGAGCATACCCACAATAATAGTCTTCCATAAAGGGCGTGCCGTTGAAAAAATAGTCGGTGCCTACCCCAAAGCTGACATTAAAGCCTTATTCCAACGCTACCTTAACCTTGGCTAGCTTTGAGGTAGTTTTTTTGTTTTGAATTTGAGCAATTAAATGCAATAAAAGGGGCACCTACGGCAAAGCATACTTTTCAAAAGGTGCGCAAACAATCTGTAACTGCTCAAAATTTCTCTAGCACGTATGTGGGGTGGTGAATAACAGCGGGTCCGACGGGAGTTGAACCCGCGACCCTCGGATTAAAAGTCCGATGCTCTAGCCTGACTGAGCTACGGACCCGCTCATTGTTCGTTGCGGCTCATAGAAATACACAGGGGTTTTTTAGCGTTTCGATTCCGAGGGGCAAAAAGGTGATGCTGTTCGGCTCTTGTTTGAGCTTAAAGGAGCGTGCTTAGCAAGCTTTTGATTTTTTCTTGGCTGTTGTGTATGGTTTCGATGGTTTGGGTGCCTTTTAGGGTGAGTTTGTAGATGCGTTTGCGTTCGATCCAGATGCCTTCGACGAGTTCGTTGCGTTCGAGGCTGTAGAGGAGGCTGTAGACTGTGCCGCTGCTGACGAGGCAGCCGTAGCGGTTGTGGATGTAGCTGATGACGTCGTAGCCGCTTAGCGGGCCGTTTTGGAGTTCTGACATTATGATGGTGTCCATGAAGCTTTTTATTACGCGTTCATGCATTTTTTTGATTATTCGGGCTTCGGATTTTTCTCCATTTACGCTTATGGTTAACGCAACCATGTTTTGCACACTCGCTATCTGTTTATTCATGTTTAGATATATATAATTTATTCGGAATTAGAATAAACATGTTATAACAAATCAGAAAAAATATGAACAAATCTCAAATCCCGACAAACCGATAAACCGCCGAAACCGCGGCATAGACAACAAAATAACCTCTCACCAACAATTCCCAAGTTAACATAAACCCCTCACAAAACAGCCCCTAAACTCCAAAATATTGCACTCTAACCATGCAATAACCCCAAATGCATACTCTGGAATTTGACGGTAAAATATCCATTTTTTTACCCCAAAAACCGATTTTATTAGTTACCGATATATGTACATGTTAACAAACGTTATCTCTCATCACGCCGTACCCACCTACGGTGCCTAAAGTGATCTCATGGAAATATACATTTAAACGGTTAAATGAAGAATACGAAATCGCCAAGAAGAAGAAGCAAGCCCTCGACCACCTCTTCGAAACTGGCAAAATTTCACAAACTACCCGCGATTCATTCACCGGTGACATAACCGCGGCAATCGCAGAAATCGAAAAACAACGCCAAGACCTTGCGGAAAAAATGCAGCTGAAAACCGCCGAACTAGAAGGCCAACTAAAAACTCTAGAAACTCTCCTTGCTAACTATGAAATCCAGCATGTCGTCGGAGAAATCGATGAGGAAATTTATCAACGAGAAATCACTCTCCTCACAACAAGTCTTGATACGACCAAAAATGAACTCGGCGTCATAAAACTAGCAGTGGAGCAAATTTTTCCCTCCGCTCAGCCTATCCCCGCTCCAGTTGCACCTGAACCAATCGCAACCGTTGCTGAAACACTCGTAGCAGCGGAACCTGTTGTAGAACAAGCGGCAGCCGAAGTTCCAGTTGAAGCCGCGCCTATTCCAGCCCCAATTTTGGAAACTCCACCTGTTGAGTCTTCTCCAATTGTTGAAACCCCTATTGAGTGTCCAATCGAAACTCCCATTGAAGTAGCCCCAATCGAGGCTCCAGTGGAGCAACCAGTAGTTGAAGCAGCTCCAGCCGAAGTTGCAGCCCCCGTAGAAGTAGCCGCCCCTGTAGAGGAAGTTGCACCCATAGAAGCCCCAGTCATTGAGCCTCAAGTTGAGGTTGTAGTAGTTGAAGCTGCCCCAATCATTGAGGAAGCTCCAATTGAAACTGCACCAGTTGAGGTCGCCCCAGTCATTGAAGCGCCTCCAGTAGTTGAAGCAGCACCCGTTATTGAGGAAACTCCCATAGCTGAAGCTCCCATTGAAGTTGCCCCCGTCGAAGCAGCGGTTGTTGAAGTACCCATCGAGGAAGCAATCGCAGTTGAAGCTCCAGTCATCGAAGAGACCCCTGTAGCAGTGGAAGAAGCCCCAATTGCTCCAGCAGAAACCGAAGTCCCCGTTGCTGAACCAGCAGTAGAAATTTCACTAGAAGAGCCAGCAGTTATCGCTGAACCAGTCGTTGAGGAACCAACCGAACCAACCTTAACAATCGAAGCTCCAATCGAAGAACCCTCAGTTGAAGTCCCAATTGAAGAAGCAACTGTTGAAGTTCCTGTTGAGGATGTTGCGCCAATCGAGGAAGCCCCAGTTGAAATTCCAGTTGTTGAAGAAGTTCCAGTAGTTGAAGCTGCCCCAATCATTGAAGAAGCTCCAGTAATTGAAGCTCCCGCAATCGAGGAAGTTCAGGTTGAAGAATTCGTTCCAGTTGAGGAAACTGCAGAAATCATCGAAGAACCCTCAGTTGAAGTTCCCCTTCAAGCCTTCGAAGTAACAGAGCATGCCCCAGTAGAGACCACACTCGAACAACTTATCCAACCCATGATGGACACAGTTACTGTAGAGGAGTCTCAAACTCAAGCCCACCCTTTAGAAGCGCCTACGCAGGCGCATCTGGAAACAGAACAGGCCGCTCAAGACGAAAACACCGACACAACAGAAACCGACGACTCAGATAGTCGCCAATAAATCCCTAATTCTTCATTTTCTTCCTTTTTGTTTTCATCTTTTTGTTAGGCATCTTTTGGTATGAACTATTATTGTTGCCTTAAGCCATATTTTGCTTTGAGGCAATCATTGCAAAAGTTTTGCCTGTACTTTCTTATCCGTCGCGGCTGAAACATTTTTTTGCATCCGCTACACCTGATAAGTTTATTTTGGTTGGGATCAATGAGTTTTAGCCTTCGCTCTATCTCCGATCTGACGTCAGCATCTCTTTCGCTTTTTAATGCGTCATTTAGTAGTTCTATAGCGAAATCTACGCTTTTATCTCCAAAAAGCTCCTCAAACACATTTCCGATTTTCTTTTTCCCTAAGCATACCTTTACGGGTAGCATGCAAACAAAATTTGTAGGATAACTTTCGGATCGGCTTAAATCAAGAATTGCAAAGCGGTATGTCCGTGATGAGTTGTTGTCCGTTTCTTGTTTGAAAACTTGCAGCTTACACTCCATAAAACCAACACGAAAGAGTGAAAAAACTTGGGGCTGCTAACTAATAGGTATATCTGTGGACGCACCCGCTCTTGTATAGTCAAGTGGCTTTCTCAAAACTTGTCAGCCTATCCAGAAGTGACGCCGTCGCCATAGCCTTAGTAAACCTAAATGTTTTCCTCTTTAATGTAATTGAGACCATTTTTCTTATTTTGAGAAACCGTGCGCTTGGTGTTGAAAACCAAGGGCATAGATGCAATAATAAAAGGTTCAAACTGCTGTAATTTAAAATGCTCTGCTACATGGCTGTTTTGTTGCTAAGCTCTCTTCGTCGCATTATGTCCACACCAACCATTAGACCGATTCCAAAAATCGCCATAGCTATCAAAATGATAATGGGCCAATTTTGAATGGGGGGTCTACTGCTAATTTGTACCTTCGTTGTAGGCGTATCAGTAAAAGGCGTTGAAGAGACGGCAGGTGAAGTGGACGCTGTTGGACTATCTCGGGTCGTACTGCTGCTTAGCTGCGTCATCACAAACTCCGTTGGATAGCTAGCAGAAATTATAGTTGTTGAAATCCCACAAGCGTGGACGACCGTACTTCTGCTTCTTTCCTCACCAAATTCTGGTTGTTCCTTGAAAGAAACTTGGATGTCAAAAGCGTTTGGCCCATACACCATAATATTATATTGACAATCACTATCAACCGCGGGCGGAGAGCCAATTTTCACAATATCATAACGGACCAATTGATCAGGTAGAGTATACGTGAATCTTCCGGGGGGTAACGTAGGCACTGGAGACTTTGTTGGACGAGGCGGATCGTTACCTATTTGTTTCATCGTTATGTTCGTTGGATAACTCTTACAAGATATTGATAGTGAGACGTAATCCATAGTCAAAACCGCACTTTGTTGACCTTTGTCGTAATAGTTAATTTCG includes:
- a CDS encoding iron ABC transporter permease gives rise to the protein MTITTAADVKELYNTGKRKKLIVIFSLFVILIITALFSISLGAASPSFGSAVQVIFSKALPFLNINPGTDLEQTIIWSIRLPRIILAIIAGAGLAAAGATMQGILRNPLVSSYILGISSAAGFGAALAIVFGFSLVGFYGQYLVIGNAFIFCLLAMVIVYLIARVRGMSTETVILAGVAVGFLFSALLSLVQYISPKQNAIQAITFWLMGGLYNANWESILVCAPIVAVAIIVMIFQSWNINIMSMGEEVAVSLGVNSKRTLAINMVLETVATAAIIAFTGIIGFVDLIAPHIARMLIGNDHRYLIPCSIVLGSLMLLCADTVGRLIIMPAELPVGIVTSLLGVPFFIYLLIRKRRRSFV
- a CDS encoding ABC transporter ATP-binding protein codes for the protein MKLTINNLSFSYGPINILKDIELCVELGEMLSIVGPNGSGKSTLLKCINGILKTKQHSILIDDLDTNKFELKELCKMMGFVPQTTTSAFPFTAFDIVMMGRKPYIHWSIGERDNDIVVHTMEFLGISHLAMRHFTELSGGEQQKVIIARALAQQPQLLLLDEPTSSLDIKHQLEILCMLKGLAHSKERSVIVTMHDLNLASRFSDRMLMLKQGKIYALGSPEEVLTKENVEAVYGIKAHVSTSFTGKPQVTPLVDEYDFAAKVSPFLEEKHQQVGH
- the cobN gene encoding cobaltochelatase subunit CobN; translation: MAHLKVAFVTTIPMDAIPAISAAKTLNQKTPNSVELHLRTGGDFRDFGALDDFIAFSKRSHIVLVHLMGDLPELERLLAELKAAQVPVLVAATMFVGNKDLTAFSTVAAEDKQKISYYLNYGGKKNFENLLQYLANRFVGATYDAAPPIKPDWEGIYHPDFDYIPTLEEYREKKIQPNRPTVGIWFHQGHWQGANTGYIDCIIRELELQGANVLPVFFSGSKNEALGINGLEWVIDHYFLSDNKPTVDVVISAMSFSFTSCLSGADPSEALKKLNVTIIKAITTCNTYQEWRDTLQGLNILDIPANIAMPEFDGTLITVPIAAMDFSQTVPSTGTRLIMFEPIEERIKKLVRLSIKWGNLRCLKNSEKKVAIIFHNYPPRNDTIGHAFGLDSSASVMNILRGFKELGYRLDELPESSKKLMDTIVSGLTNDRRWASPKELYERALDKIDAKQYREWFEELPLDVADKISADWGAAPGKLFCYGGKLVVAGIKNGNIFIGLQPPRGYIEMPSSIYHSPDLSMPHHYHAYYRWIRDVFKADVILHLGTHGSLEWLPGKSVGLSASCQPDIAISDLPNIYPYVITNPGEGTQAKRRSYCCIIEHLVPAMHNADSYEELAKLEVQLQEYYRSKTTDPDKLPVLQKLIWQDVLEAKLDIDLEVTQDVAFAAFDDFLERLHAYINELSDAQIRDGLHIMGEAPTDLRLDEFIVTLTRLSNGAVPSLRQSLAEFKGYDYEDLLARRGKLNADGKTNGDRLKELNAISLKLVTRFHAANFDEAAILPTITEVLGTSNFKVYSCLSYISRFLAPALAKTSDELTYTFSSASGGYVPSGPSGSITRGMADILPTGRNFYSVDPRTVPTAASWQVGMSLADNMIRRYLKEEGKYPENVGIVIWATDTMKTKGDDIAEILYLMGMRPVWEASSGRVVGVEAIPLKALKRPRIDVTVRMSGLFRDTFPNIVHLIDDAVALAALLKEPPEQNFIAKHIETEITERVAEGVTAEKAREEASYRIFGDRPGAYGCGVSEVIDSKNWKDQKDLSDIYVNWGSYAYTRKTYGLQVPKQFERRLSKINLTVKNQDSREYDILDGDDWYDAHGGMINAVKTLGGNAPRSYCGDSSDPDRVKIRSTTEETCQVFRSRLLNPKYIESMKNHGYQGAADLSRTMDFVFGWDATVEAVEDWMYEALTQKYVLDKAMQDWLKDVNPHALQNMVERLLEAINRGMWQAPKNIKNELQKLYLNVEGWLEGANER
- a CDS encoding adenosylcobinamide amidohydrolase, with the translated sequence MNDSTIKETKLNLQLKDADAKIVYLRYTGIELNTTLVHFAENRRVLSTLDGYKRVNNVGNVFVPTPLSDRIMTLRKYATFQRQLPSILGIPRKNITFLSTGVDMEKVAVDEQTYDNFHICVIATAGARNNALRMGVDVGGWVETDKSFQAASGTINILLLTNVTLTWGAMARAIMTATEAKTAALQDLDYRSTVSPQIQATGTGTDSMIVVSGINRDIVIRHTGGHTKMGELIGVAAKNAVTEALKKHDN